From the Pocillopora verrucosa isolate sample1 chromosome 11, ASM3666991v2, whole genome shotgun sequence genome, the window TGTAACTGGCATCAGTTGTAGCCCAAACCTTTGTTGTAAATGACAAATAGGCCATTGAGCTGTGGGTGCAGTGAATTGGAGGCTGCCAATTATGAACTATGCATTTTCATGCCTCCAGACCCCCCCCTAGAAAGCTCATGGTGCCCCCCCCCCTTTGATAATCTTAGATCCACCCCTGCCTAACAAACCCACACCCACATCTTATGGCTTCCCAACAGTCCTTTTGGAACCCATTAATGCCcttaggggaggggggaggcaTTGTGAGACTTAACTAAACCATACCAGGGATTTCATTTTCACGTGACACTGCAGAGTTCATTGTGAATATGGCATGTAAGAAATTAAAACCATAGCACTGGATGTTGTTGAGGATGGTGGTAGGGGTGGAAGAGGTCATGAGAGTGTTTTAAAATCAGTATCCAGCTACTTGTACAAACAGGTAACAGAACACAAACCTCCAGTCTCAGACCAGTCAGATCTCTCTTCATGGCATAAGCATCTTCACCATCAGCATAATATTTGGGTTCAATCTCAGAAATGctgtttatgaaaaaaaaaggaatatttctaTAACAGTCTCATGGTGGTATGTGTGATTCAAAGCAAGAAGAAGAAAACTTAGGAAATAACCAAACTGTCTTTCTCTACTAAATATCCAAACCCACTCTACTCTGGATCAAagacaattaaccctttaactcctaagatctcattagtaattctcctcactgtctgccatatagtatttgtgatgttagtttggagaatttgggattggatcaacCTATAATCCCCATGatgattgatgtttttctttattctcatcacttatctggttgatattgtattgatatcgtaaggagaaattctgtcttggtcactcatgggcATTAAAAGGCTTAGAAGCCAAAAATCCACCTCCAACACTCCACCCCTCCAAAACTGATCAGCTTACTGCTTTGCTTCTCCCacataatcaaaaatatttactaTTAGAACTTCCACCCCTGGCTGCCTTAGCTGATGTGGGTGTAGAAACATATGGAGCCACACAAAGTGCAAGTTTTTGTTCCAGGTGTTACTCTTTTTATGAAGCTAACCTGAATCCCAGAGTCTTGTTGTAAAGATGAAGAGCTGCCCTGTTactgtttgaaaaataaatgcacAGTGTGTTACATCAGTGGAGTGTGACCCTGTATTTTAGAGGAGGGTGGAACTCTTAAGTTACTAGTCATTGCAGATATTTCACATCTGCATCACTTGAAGTGATGCCAATGGTTATGTGTAGTTTTGGGGTAAGTAGCATAGACTTTTTAATTTAGCAATGCCTCTATCCACCCAAGATTATCACTATTGTCAAAAAGTACCATCAATTTTTGAGAACAAATCATAAAATTCTCAGATGTTATCATGAAATAGAGTCTGGAAAGAGTAAAGCTTGTAATTTTCACACTTTTGCAAAGGATGTTGTGTGTAATAAAGGCTATAGTTTAACATGCTAATAGGGAAACAGAAACAGACCTATTCCCATTCCAAGAAAACAGTCTtcaccctttataccctaacatcagtaagcacattctccacactgttttctgtacattttctaaggtgctgacaaggagaatttgtgcaacaatcaggagcttcttaggttagtgatcatttcctttattctcctggctttaacatttgattcaggggtgaaattgtatggagaaattagatgctggtcactcttaatggtcaaagggttaagcaaaagcatctgcccacctacccctcccctgacccaataacagtcaattgataacaagttagggttaatgttgggtcaggggaggagtaggtgggcagttgcccagatactgatattgatctgatTTGTCTTACCTTTTTCTTACATGAAGTGAAACATACTGAGCATTAAAACATTCAACCATAGCACGGGATGCCTATATTCAGAACAGATTTTACATATTATTTAATATATAAATCAAAGTATTTTAGAAATCAATTCTTAGAAAATTCCATAATCACCATAATTGAATACAGAAAGTGTATCTTACCTGTTCCATGAGTTTTTGAGCCAAACCTAGTCTTCTGTGTGAACGTTTAACTGCCTGTAAAGTATAATATAATATTAGTCATTTACAAAATTGTACAAGCACTACCAAATTCTGTTTATGAGCTAGAGATCCTGTGAGGAGATTTTACTGGCCTTACACTAGGCTAcccaaatatatattttcagtccttgattttattttcttgctccttaaatattctttaactctttaactcccaagatctgattgttaattcttccctctagctgctatacatgtccttgtaaattagttatgagaatttggtgctcaATCAAGATGGCAGCTTttacctgataattttgaatattcttataacctgtttgctgaataatgaatggatattattgggagaagatTCATATTAATCAccactgggagttaaagggttaagtactgTACCACtagtatttaaagaaaagaatgggGATACCAGTATGTAATTTCAGGGGAGAGGGGTGGAGATACCATTGAAAGGGTTTCCAGGGGGGTGGACAAAATTAGGCAATGTAGTGGCAGAGGCTGGTgtgcaacaaaaaaatttcagacatCAAAGCTCAAGAACCAAGCATCTGGGGAGAAGTAATCCCATATCATAGCATCATTGTTGATTATTAACAATTCACAAATTACACAATTATTACCAAAGAAGTAATATGTCCATGAACAGCTTCATCAGGCTCTTCTTCCCtaagaacaaaaatatcaaaaaaaagaaagagataatTATGGAAAAAGGACAACTTAAGCATTTAATTACAGATTTGAAGTATGTTTTATATCTGGGACATTGTTTGAAAACTATATTCCATGTTCTCTACTGTTCATTTGCAGATCTGCTGACAGATGACACAAAAATGAGTAACGAACAATGACATGTAATAAGAACTGCATGCAAGAGTATCTCTGATATTTTCACCACAAACAGAAATCAGCAACAAACGTTTTCATAGACTCTAACTGTTCTAGACACAACAGATAATAAATAAGCATATTTTATCGGACATTCAAGACAATTTAAtcgttatatattttttatatatatatctcCTATAATTCACCTCCGTGATAGTGGTGATAGGTTGGGTAATTTCAGAAGATAAGTGTTAAGTTTTGCACATCATTAATGCTATCTTTCAAACCATTATGTCTGATGTGTCTCAATCACTAGAAACATGTGAAGTTTTCCTTACATTTTTGCCAGTACATATCCCACAATCTTTCCTTTCTCATCCTCTGCAACATATGAcaactgaaacagaaaataaaataaatataagaCAAAAACCATGCACGTGAAAAACCACAGAAAACACAGATGATGATCGAGGTCAGctgtttgtaaattattttttctctcacctGAGGCCAAGACAAACCATGGTAgaaataatatttcatttgataattttcagGTAAGCACAGCAAGTTACAATGCTGCATGTTCATCAGATCTTCAGGCTGAAATGCAAAAGTAACGGAAAGTTGCAGAACCTGTGCAAATTGGCAACGCTTAGGATCGGCATATCTTTACTAAACCTTAACTGGACGAGATCAAACCATGAACACACGCAGATTTACAGAAGAAATAACTAAACCTTACCGTAGCACACCTGATGTTCATTTTATATGCGTCTGAAAAGAGTAAAGGAAACTTTTTCTGAAACTAACTTCCGACACAGACTCACGGTCCAACTCGAACTCTTATGCTacgaaaaaactaaaattatggCCAGTGGTCTTACAACTTACCCATAATCCTTCTAGATCTCGTGGCGCGAACAGATCGCGATGGCGGACGATTGACTTTTCATAATTCCGGTAtaaatttgtgtttttgtttcaactgaTCACGATTTTTCTCAACAGATTTCTCTTAAATGGATGAAAGCGTACTGACCTCTCTCCTCCTGTTAAACCCTTCGGGTACAAACACGGGATACTGTTCGGTTCAAGATAGTCTGGATGAAGTCGAGAGAAGGGACTCGCATCTTGACACAGATGTTATTTGCATTGAGGATTCCCCGATAAGTATCTCGAGCACTGTCAATGAGGAGATGTCAAATATAACTCCTTGTTCTTCTGTCCATGAAGAAGAAGATAATGCAAGCGTAGtggaaatttttgtttcctctaaGCCAGGAACCTCGCGGGAGTCGAAACCACCATTGTTCTTTCTTGAAGATCAAGATGACGGGGTTTCATCATCGTGTTCGATCTCAGTAAACATGGATGTTCAAGATTACTACGAGAGGATTACGAACAAAGAAGAACCTTCGACTTCTAGGAGAAAAGAAAATCGTTTAATCAAAAGAGAGCGAGATTTCACTGTCCCTTGTTTAGAGACAAGAACTTCACTTAAAGCTCGCTACGAATCTAAGTTTAAGCTGCACATGAGATTACGAAAGGCTGCTGGAATCTCTAATGCGCAGAATTTCCGGAGAAAGTTTTACAAATACAAGAAGCATTTACACAAGGAACTTGATGACTGGGAAAATTACTTAAATGAGCAGAGTGCACAGGAGGCTTACATCGCTGTTGAGAATGTAGTTGATAATGAAGGTCCACCGAAAGACTTCATATACGTGACTAATAATGTGATGCACCAAGATATGCCAAGTCATTTGTTTGACATTGATTATCTTGTTGGGTGCAGCTGTGAGCGGATATGCACAATGGAAACTTGTGACTGCCCACGAAACGGTGGAGGGGAGTTTGCTTATGACAGGAACGGAAGGGTGCGTGTGAAACCAGGCACACCTATATATGAGTGTAACCCGCGCTGTCCCTGTAGTCTGTCATGTAGAAATCGTGTGTTGCAGCGAGGCCGGACCGTTAAGGTGAgtacttttcaaatttcttttatgtACATTTATAATGTTGGACATGTAACCCTAGCAGtggtttgtctttttctttttatgagcCTGGCAACCAGACTTACAGCATTCACATTATTCAATGGAATAATTTTGTCACCTGTTGGCTTGTGAAGTTTGATCCTGGTTACCAAGCTTTTCTTGTCTGTTACTACCTATGTGAGAAATTTCAGCTTTGTTAGCAAATTTATTAAGGAACaaactttcaaagttttttcctGTTCTCATTCTCGAGTGTTCATATGAGAGATATTTTTTGCCCAGTGATCCACATCTGAGAAGCCAAAACCAGATATGTACAACACGACCAGCTCACCTTCCTAAGAATACACTGATATTTGTCCAAGGTTAAAAATGTGGAGGTGAG encodes:
- the LOC131787314 gene encoding N-alpha-acetyltransferase daf-31 isoform X1; translated protein: MNIRCATPEDLMNMQHCNLLCLPENYQMKYYFYHGLSWPQLSYVAEDEKGKIVGYVLAKMEEEPDEAVHGHITSLAVKRSHRRLGLAQKLMEQASRAMVECFNAQYVSLHVRKSNRAALHLYNKTLGFSISEIEPKYYADGEDAYAMKRDLTGLRLEENIAVAKGLEALNLGDQSKETEEKASEDSCRERKCCSYSRHAKEEPPSRCPRTTLEEK
- the LOC131787314 gene encoding N-alpha-acetyltransferase 10 isoform X2 is translated as MNIRCATLSYVAEDEKGKIVGYVLAKMEEEPDEAVHGHITSLAVKRSHRRLGLAQKLMEQASRAMVECFNAQYVSLHVRKSNRAALHLYNKTLGFSISEIEPKYYADGEDAYAMKRDLTGLRLEENIAVAKGLEALNLGDQSKETEEKASEDSCRERKCCSYSRHAKEEPPSRCPRTTLEEK
- the LOC131787308 gene encoding histone-lysine N-methyltransferase SUV39H2 — translated: MDESVLTSLLLLNPSGTNTGYCSVQDSLDEVERRDSHLDTDVICIEDSPISISSTVNEEMSNITPCSSVHEEEDNASVVEIFVSSKPGTSRESKPPLFFLEDQDDGVSSSCSISVNMDVQDYYERITNKEEPSTSRRKENRLIKRERDFTVPCLETRTSLKARYESKFKLHMRLRKAAGISNAQNFRRKFYKYKKHLHKELDDWENYLNEQSAQEAYIAVENVVDNEGPPKDFIYVTNNVMHQDMPSHLFDIDYLVGCSCERICTMETCDCPRNGGGEFAYDRNGRVRVKPGTPIYECNPRCPCSLSCRNRVLQRGRTVKVAIFRTPNDCGWGVKTMEHIEKNQMVTEYVGEAITQEEAEERGKVYDSRGQTYLFDLDFNDGECLYTLDAKKYGNISHFINHSCDPNLDVYAVWVDTLDPNFPRIALFANRNIEVGEELTFDYQMSLDTGSSCSSPRKKEHLKCRCGAEKCRTFLF